In the genome of Aequorivita sp. H23M31, the window ACGGGAGCATCGACGCCAATTATTGATAAAGCGATTGCACTCAAGGCTCCGGTTATAAAACTCACAAAAGTTTTTACGCCCAAATAATCAGAAATAGAATCCTCCAGTTCCCGAAGTATTCCGGAAATACGGTGGTGGTTTTCTTCGGTGGTAAATACCAATCTTAATTTTGAATTAAAATTGGTTTCTTCCAAAAATAAGAACAGCATATATATTAGCACCAAAAAAACATTCCCTACCGTACTTGTTAAGACCGTTACAATAGGTTGGATTAAATTGCTCAATATCATTCTCACATCTGTATTCCTTAAAAAAACGTCGAACTCTATCCCAAAAGTCTGATTGATTTTCAAAACTAGCTCGTTGAAGTTGTGTTGGTAAACATCAAACCTTCCTATCATTCTAGCGATGTTTGAAGAAATTATAGAGACCAAAAAGTACATTGATGAAAAGATAACAACTGTCAGGAAAATATTCTTTATCCAGTTGGGAACATATTTATCTATTGCTCTTATTCTATTTAGTGTTTCCT includes:
- a CDS encoding AI-2E family transporter, which encodes MTSLSKFTQASISIVIVVAALVYGKAFLIPLIFAFIFWILIRRMKETLNRIRAIDKYVPNWIKNIFLTVVIFSSMYFLVSIISSNIARMIGRFDVYQHNFNELVLKINQTFGIEFDVFLRNTDVRMILSNLIQPIVTVLTSTVGNVFLVLIYMLFLFLEETNFNSKLRLVFTTEENHHRISGILRELEDSISDYLGVKTFVSFITGALSAIALSIIGVDAPVFWGLIIFLLNYIPTVGSLVATLFPVAFCLLQFPDLTPAILTLVIVGIIQVIVGNVVEPKLVGNSMNLSALVTILALSLWGVIWGITGMILSVPITVIMVIIFSKFEQTKGIAIMLSDKGELKG